AGCATCTTTACTAAATATGTAGTAAAGGGTACCTACTCCTAAAAGACCTAAACCAACAACAGACATTCCCATAACAGCACCACCTGAGAATGCCACAGATAAAGCCTTATTCATACCTGATTTTTCTGCCGCATTGGCAGTCCTAACATTGGCCTTAGTAGCCACTCTCATACCAAAAAAACCAGCTAACGCTGAGAACACTGCTCCTACTATAAAGGAGATTGCAGTTCCCCAGTCTATTCCTATTCCCAATACCACAAAGAGAATAGCCACAAATATAACAAGGGTTTTATATTCCCTTGATAAAAAGGCCATTGCACCCTCTTGAATATGGGATGAAATTTCCTTCATCTTATCATTACCCACATCTACTTTGTTAATAGAAATAGCCTTGTAATACGCAAATATTAATGCCAATATTCCTATTATTGGTCCTATTAGTTTCACTTCTTTTATCCTCCTTTGTACACAGTTTTATTTTATTGCTGCTAAAACAAGGGCAGAAATAATAAATATTATTGCTGATACAGTAGTAACTTTACTCAATATACCCTCGTAACTTCTACCTTTATTTTTTCCCCAAATACTTTCTGCACCACCTGCTATACTTCCTGATAATCCTGCACTTTTACCTGATTGAAGCAGTATACTTCCTATTAGTACTAAACTCGTTATCAATATCAAAA
The window above is part of the Clostridiisalibacter paucivorans DSM 22131 genome. Proteins encoded here:
- the secG gene encoding preprotein translocase subunit SecG; the encoded protein is MTTVFTVLILITSLVLIGSILLQSGKSAGLSGSIAGGAESIWGKNKGRSYEGILSKVTTVSAIIFIISALVLAAIK
- a CDS encoding sodium/proton-translocating pyrophosphatase, giving the protein MKEVKLIGPIIGILALIFAYYKAISINKVDVGNDKMKEISSHIQEGAMAFLSREYKTLVIFVAILFVVLGIGIDWGTAISFIVGAVFSALAGFFGMRVATKANVRTANAAEKSGMNKALSVAFSGGAVMGMSVVGLGLLGVGTLYYIFSKDA